A genomic segment from Castor canadensis chromosome 1, mCasCan1.hap1v2, whole genome shotgun sequence encodes:
- the LOC109703339 gene encoding olfactory receptor 8H1-like has translation MSMWNNTHLPDFILMGLTDSEEIQLVLSVLFLLTYLVTVLGNVGMILIIRLDLQLHTPMYFFLSHLSFLDLCYSNVITPKTLGNLVTFNKSISFIGCFTQMYFFVLLGAAECFLLSSMAYDRHVAICNPLHYPVIMSARLCSSLLTGTYMIGFMDSSVNVICMSRLHFCKSIIIHHFFCDTSPILALSCEDTFYTEIMIFIFAGSTLMVSLITLSVSYVSIVFTILKISSTSGKQKAFSTCASHLLGVTIFYGTMIFTYLKPKKSYSLGKDQVASVFYTIVIPMVNPLIYSLRNKEVKNAFIRIVQKSKLPGS, from the coding sequence ATGAGTATGTGGAACAACACACATCTGCCTGACTTCATCCTGATGGGACTGACAGACTCTGAAGAGATCCAGCTGGTGCTCTCTGTGCTCTTTCTCCTGACATACCTGGTCACTGTGCTGGGGAACGTAGGGATGATACTGATTATTCGCCTGGATCTCCAGCTTCACActcctatgtatttttttctcagtcaCCTGTCATTTCTTGACCTCTGTTACTCAAATGTCATCACTCCTAAAACCTTAGGGAACTTAGTGACTTTCAACAAGAGCATTTCATTCATAGGCTGCTTCACACAGATGTACTTCTTTGTTTTGCTTGGTGCTGCtgaatgttttcttctctcttccatgGCCTACGATCGCCACGTAGCCATCTGTAATCCTCTACACTACCCAGTTATTATGTCCGCAAGGCTGTGCTCTTCCCTCCTCACTGGAACCTATATGATAGGTTTTATGGATTCCTCGGTCAATGTGATTTGCATGAGTAGATTACATTTCTGCAAGTCCATTATAATacatcactttttctgtgatacATCCCCAATTTTAGCCCTGTCCTGTGAGGATACATTTTACACTGAAATTATGATATTCATTTTTGCTGGTTCTACCTTAATGGTGTCGCTAATCACACTATCTGTGTCGTATGTATCCATTGTCTTTACTATTCTGAAAATTAGTTCCACCTCAGGAAAGCAAAAAGCCTTCTCTACTTGTGCCTCCCATCTCCTGGGAGTCACCATCTTTTATGGCACTATGatctttacttatttaaaacCAAAGAAGTCCTACTCCTTGGGAAAGGATCAAGTGGCTTCTGTTTTTTACACCATTGTGATCCCCATGGTGAATCCTCTCATTTATAGTCTTAGaaacaaagaagtgaaaaatgcTTTCATTAGAATAGTGCAGAAGAGCAAGCTCCCAGGCAGTTAA